A genomic segment from Vicinamibacterales bacterium encodes:
- the kdsA gene encoding 3-deoxy-8-phosphooctulonate synthase, protein MTLSHPTPVYNEPMETVTVGGIGFGGNHRLALIGGPCVIESEAHALSLGERIKTITSRQNVPLVFKASFDKANRTSLHSFRGPGIDEGLRILDRVKRELDLPILTDIHEAAQAAPVAEVADALQIPAFLSRQTDLLIAAARTGRPVNLKKGQFLAPGDMRYAIAKITESGNSQVVVTERGVTFGYNNLMVDMRAFPQLRSLGVPVVFDVTHSLQLPGGADGESSGQAEFITPLASAGVAAGIDGLFLEIHDSPTKAMSDGPNACPLDELEPLLQRLVRIDDVVRTTPTRV, encoded by the coding sequence ATGACTCTGTCACATCCGACGCCGGTTTATAATGAACCAATGGAAACGGTCACAGTCGGAGGCATCGGATTTGGCGGAAACCATCGCCTTGCGCTGATCGGTGGACCCTGTGTTATCGAGAGCGAGGCGCACGCTTTGTCGCTAGGTGAACGTATTAAGACAATCACTTCACGCCAGAACGTTCCACTAGTCTTCAAGGCATCATTCGATAAGGCGAACCGAACATCACTTCATTCCTTTCGTGGTCCTGGAATCGATGAGGGCCTCCGTATCCTTGACCGCGTCAAACGTGAGCTAGACCTTCCGATTCTCACAGACATTCACGAGGCAGCACAGGCTGCACCGGTCGCCGAGGTAGCTGACGCCTTGCAAATTCCTGCGTTTCTCTCACGCCAAACCGATCTCCTGATTGCAGCCGCTCGAACTGGCCGACCTGTTAACCTAAAAAAGGGACAATTCTTAGCACCAGGGGACATGCGTTATGCAATCGCAAAAATTACTGAGAGCGGTAATAGTCAGGTAGTTGTGACAGAGCGAGGGGTTACATTCGGATACAACAACCTTATGGTCGATATGCGTGCCTTTCCTCAGCTTCGTAGTTTGGGAGTACCTGTGGTCTTCGATGTAACTCACAGCCTTCAACTGCCCGGCGGCGCGGATGGTGAGTCAAGCGGTCAAGCCGAATTCATCACACCTCTTGCTTCTGCTGGAGTGGCTGCCGGAATCGATGGACTATTTCTCGAAATCCATGATTCCCCCACTAAGGCTATGAGCGATGGACCGAACGCGTGTCCACTCGACGAATTAGAACCGCTACTGCAACGCCTCGTCCGAATTGACGATGTGGTGCGGACAACTCCGACGCGTGTGTAA
- a CDS encoding KpsF/GutQ family sugar-phosphate isomerase: MPDQPASDSGNNAGLTLARQVLETEAAAILALLDRLDTAFERAVDLLQRCSGTIIVTGMGKSGIICRKIAATLSSTGTPAFFLHPAEAIHGDLGAVQPDDAVLALSYSGETDELLRLLETIRRRDIRLIAVTGNPSSALGRAADVTLNCRVGEEACPLNLVPTASTTASLAIGDALAMVLSVRKGFQQEDFAINHPGGKLGERLMRVDQLMHGGPQLPCVESTTPMRDVIYEMSSKGLGMTCVANADHCLLGIITDGDLRRHMNDSADFLTCAASDVMTSAPVTIQGTALAVTALNTMEAKRITSLVVVDVNRVIQGVLHVHDLWRVEQF, encoded by the coding sequence ATGCCAGACCAGCCCGCTTCGGACTCTGGAAACAATGCCGGCCTGACGTTGGCGCGTCAGGTTCTCGAAACTGAGGCTGCGGCCATCTTAGCGCTTCTTGATCGTCTCGACACAGCATTCGAACGCGCGGTTGACTTGCTCCAGCGCTGCTCAGGAACAATCATCGTTACCGGCATGGGAAAGTCAGGCATCATCTGTCGAAAAATTGCTGCAACGCTTTCAAGTACGGGGACTCCTGCATTCTTCTTGCATCCGGCCGAGGCCATCCACGGCGATCTTGGGGCGGTCCAACCCGACGATGCCGTACTCGCGCTCTCTTACAGCGGGGAAACAGATGAGCTATTACGACTGCTCGAAACGATCCGGCGTCGAGACATACGCTTGATCGCCGTTACTGGCAATCCTTCATCAGCACTTGGCCGGGCCGCGGACGTCACTCTCAACTGTCGAGTTGGTGAAGAAGCTTGTCCGCTCAATCTAGTGCCGACTGCCAGTACCACCGCGTCGTTGGCTATAGGGGACGCACTAGCTATGGTACTCAGCGTCAGAAAGGGTTTCCAGCAGGAGGACTTCGCGATAAACCATCCTGGCGGGAAGCTCGGCGAGCGCCTAATGAGAGTCGACCAACTAATGCACGGTGGTCCTCAGCTACCCTGCGTCGAGTCCACAACTCCCATGCGTGACGTAATCTACGAAATGTCGAGTAAGGGTCTTGGCATGACCTGCGTAGCCAATGCCGACCATTGCCTTCTGGGAATCATCACTGATGGCGATCTACGTCGACATATGAACGACTCAGCTGATTTCCTCACCTGTGCTGCAAGCGATGTCATGACTTCGGCGCCAGTCACAATCCAGGGAACCGCTCTCGCTGTTACAGCGCTAAATACCATGGAAGCGAAGCGCATCACGTCACTTGTTGTCGTTGATGTCAACCGTGTTATCCAAGGGGTGTTGCACGTGCACGACCTCTGGCGAGTTGAGCAATTCTGA
- a CDS encoding HAD-IIIA family hydrolase, whose translation MSVHNKASRIRLLLFDVDGVLTDGRIELHPDGSESKCFHIRDGAAIMWANRAGLLTGILSARTSVATTLRTKQLEMPIVLQGVTVKLSAYEQVLANYQLTDTEVAYMGDDLLDLAVLARVGLSAAPADAAIGVRQKVDWISSARGGEGAARDLIEVVLRARSLWPPIVESQADPESDLSHG comes from the coding sequence ATGTCGGTCCATAATAAAGCCTCGAGAATTCGCCTACTGCTGTTCGATGTTGACGGTGTTCTCACCGACGGTCGAATAGAACTACACCCGGATGGCAGCGAATCAAAATGTTTTCATATCCGCGACGGCGCAGCGATTATGTGGGCCAATCGGGCCGGTCTACTAACAGGCATTCTCTCAGCGCGTACTTCAGTTGCGACAACGTTACGAACCAAGCAACTTGAAATGCCCATTGTTCTCCAAGGAGTCACAGTAAAGCTCTCCGCGTACGAACAAGTCCTAGCCAATTATCAGCTGACTGACACTGAAGTCGCTTACATGGGCGATGACTTACTCGACTTAGCAGTGCTCGCCCGGGTCGGTCTCTCTGCTGCGCCAGCCGACGCTGCTATTGGCGTAAGACAGAAGGTCGACTGGATCAGCTCGGCACGCGGCGGTGAAGGTGCTGCACGTGATTTGATTGAAGTCGTCCTGAGAGCTCGATCGCTCTGGCCGCCGATTGTTGAGTCTCAAGCCGACCCAGAATCCGATCTATCCCATGGATGA
- a CDS encoding tetratricopeptide repeat protein → MDETASVTFVSVLVALLIGLTIGKAWERYKLRGGRWIDRRKARESPHYILGLNFLVSNQVDLAIEELSNAAGLDADALEVHMILGNLYREKGQVARAIQVHQDLLQRSGLSTIEHAHVLLCLGLDFKRGGIVDRALETFNEVLRLDSDNHYALLYLGRLYEDQHQWPEAYAIRKRVMAVAEPESQASHRSILAFLETEIGQEARSKADVKEAISRFESAIALDKSTVPAYLNLGDVRLASGDAKGAVSAWEHIINVEPSHAYLAFDRLDDAYPKIGSPKKFQELCRQLITSNPFDWRARQALARHLAERGSVRDALELLLEALIHNPHALSIHQSIFQTLTELNFDTVLVQRYVELTRGAIFYLDPHICINCHYRSLELLWKCPQCHEWKTFLEARMAPAKEPTNPHRERE, encoded by the coding sequence ATGGATGAAACAGCTTCTGTCACATTTGTTAGCGTGTTAGTAGCCTTACTCATCGGCCTTACCATTGGAAAGGCCTGGGAACGCTATAAATTGCGTGGGGGTCGCTGGATTGATCGTCGAAAAGCCAGGGAATCTCCCCATTACATCCTTGGTCTTAACTTCCTAGTCTCGAACCAAGTCGATCTGGCAATCGAGGAACTGAGTAACGCTGCTGGCCTTGACGCAGACGCGCTTGAAGTCCATATGATTCTGGGCAACCTCTATCGTGAAAAAGGTCAGGTCGCCCGTGCGATCCAAGTTCACCAAGACCTACTGCAACGATCAGGACTTAGCACTATCGAACATGCGCATGTGCTCCTTTGCCTTGGACTTGACTTTAAACGTGGCGGTATCGTCGATCGAGCGCTAGAAACGTTTAATGAAGTTCTTCGGCTCGATTCTGATAACCACTATGCTCTACTATACCTAGGAAGGCTTTACGAAGATCAACACCAGTGGCCCGAAGCCTACGCAATACGGAAGCGCGTGATGGCAGTCGCCGAGCCCGAATCACAGGCCTCCCATCGTTCCATTCTTGCTTTCCTTGAAACTGAGATCGGCCAAGAAGCTCGATCCAAGGCTGATGTAAAGGAGGCTATCTCTCGCTTTGAGTCGGCCATAGCGCTTGACAAGAGCACGGTGCCGGCATACCTAAACCTAGGTGACGTACGCTTAGCCTCGGGTGACGCCAAAGGGGCGGTCTCAGCTTGGGAACACATCATTAACGTAGAGCCAAGTCACGCTTACCTAGCTTTCGACCGACTCGACGACGCCTACCCTAAAATCGGTTCCCCCAAGAAGTTTCAGGAGTTATGCCGTCAGTTGATCACATCAAACCCGTTTGACTGGCGGGCACGTCAGGCCCTAGCACGGCACCTAGCTGAGCGAGGCTCGGTCCGTGACGCACTGGAACTCCTCCTTGAAGCGCTCATACACAATCCACACGCTCTTTCAATCCATCAATCGATTTTTCAAACGTTGACTGAACTCAACTTCGACACGGTTCTTGTGCAGCGCTACGTTGAATTAACCCGTGGCGCTATCTTTTACCTCGACCCGCATATTTGCATAAACTGTCATTATCGAAGCTTGGAACTGTTATGGAAGTGTCCTCAGTGCCACGAGTGGAAGACCTTTCTCGAAGCACGGATGGCACCTGCAAAGGAACCAACGAATCCGCACCGCGAACGCGAATGA
- the coaE gene encoding dephospho-CoA kinase (Dephospho-CoA kinase (CoaE) performs the final step in coenzyme A biosynthesis.), whose amino-acid sequence MLRIGLTGGLATGKSHVRVRVATLGLPTVDADTIAREVVRPGQPAWRDIRQRFSKGIWKTDGSLNRAALASIIFSDEVARKDLEGILHPRVYSEIRNWLDDLAQARIHRAAVADIPLLYETGHDDDFDKVIVVACDAKTQLQRVMARDGLSKEDAQQRISIQLPTAQKAARADVVISTEGTLKETDAQIDRFVQELDQAI is encoded by the coding sequence ATGCTAAGAATTGGCCTCACGGGAGGACTTGCGACCGGCAAGAGTCACGTTAGAGTTCGAGTTGCCACCCTAGGGCTGCCGACAGTCGATGCAGACACAATCGCTAGAGAGGTAGTCCGTCCTGGTCAACCAGCTTGGCGCGACATACGTCAACGCTTCAGTAAAGGCATTTGGAAAACTGATGGTTCTCTCAATCGAGCGGCTCTCGCTTCAATTATCTTTTCCGACGAAGTAGCCCGAAAAGACCTGGAGGGCATCCTTCATCCTCGCGTCTATTCAGAGATTAGAAACTGGCTTGATGACCTAGCGCAGGCGCGTATCCACCGTGCCGCCGTTGCCGACATCCCGCTACTTTATGAAACTGGACACGACGATGATTTTGATAAGGTCATTGTCGTTGCGTGCGATGCCAAAACACAGTTGCAACGTGTCATGGCCCGGGATGGGCTCAGCAAAGAAGACGCTCAGCAACGAATTTCTATCCAACTTCCAACGGCGCAGAAGGCGGCACGAGCTGATGTTGTGATTTCAACAGAGGGAACACTGAAAGAGACCGATGCACAGATCGACCGATTCGTGCAGGAGCTAGATCAAGCGATCTAG
- a CDS encoding bifunctional 5,10-methylenetetrahydrofolate dehydrogenase/5,10-methenyltetrahydrofolate cyclohydrolase, with translation MAARVLDGRCIAADIRAELIARVEACRLAARRPPTLGILLVGDDAASEVYVNTKSKAGDALGLKVDVVRLPKTATLDKAKEVVCRFNRSQDHDGILVQAPLPSALGTAAESMLFEAIDPTKDVDGFHPTNVGRLAQGRSVFAPCTPSGILELLDRSGINLKGQRAVVIGRSQIVGKPVALMLLHRHATVTVCHSKTRDLSAVAREADVLIAALGRPAFVTSEFVKPGATVIDVGVNRLVDEAIVKNLLLPSSPRLQTFARRGSLLVGDVHPAVSETAGALTPVPGGVGPLTVAMLMVNTVRAAEMHLGKAV, from the coding sequence ATGGCAGCCCGAGTCTTAGACGGTAGGTGCATCGCGGCCGATATTCGCGCAGAACTCATTGCACGCGTTGAGGCCTGTAGGCTGGCTGCTCGACGTCCTCCAACATTGGGAATCCTGCTCGTTGGAGATGATGCGGCGTCTGAAGTATATGTAAATACTAAGTCAAAAGCCGGTGACGCGTTGGGCTTGAAAGTTGATGTAGTTCGGTTACCGAAGACGGCCACGCTTGATAAAGCTAAGGAGGTCGTGTGCCGGTTCAATCGTAGTCAGGACCACGATGGCATCTTAGTTCAGGCACCTTTGCCCAGCGCGCTCGGGACTGCTGCAGAGAGCATGCTTTTTGAGGCGATTGATCCTACGAAAGACGTCGACGGTTTTCATCCAACCAACGTCGGCCGGTTAGCCCAGGGACGCTCTGTGTTTGCTCCTTGTACCCCTTCTGGAATTCTCGAACTCCTCGACCGGAGTGGTATCAATCTTAAAGGTCAGCGTGCTGTTGTGATCGGACGCAGCCAAATAGTTGGTAAGCCAGTTGCTCTCATGCTGCTTCATCGCCATGCCACGGTCACAGTTTGTCACTCGAAGACGCGCGACCTAAGTGCGGTGGCTAGAGAGGCTGATGTTCTCATCGCAGCATTGGGTCGACCAGCGTTCGTAACGTCGGAGTTTGTCAAGCCTGGGGCCACGGTGATCGATGTAGGAGTTAATCGCTTGGTAGATGAAGCTATTGTGAAGAACCTGCTGCTGCCTAGTTCACCTAGGCTTCAAACGTTTGCGCGACGTGGATCTCTATTGGTAGGAGACGTTCATCCAGCTGTTAGTGAAACGGCTGGCGCGTTGACGCCAGTGCCTGGGGGCGTCGGTCCCCTCACTGTTGCGATGTTGATGGTTAATACTGTCCGAGCCGCGGAAATGCATCTGGGAAAGGCCGTCTAA